Proteins from one Embleya scabrispora genomic window:
- a CDS encoding NAD(P)H-quinone oxidoreductase — MYAITIAEPGGPEVLTWGEVPDEKPEPGEVLVEVAATAVNRADLMQRQGFYRPPPGASAYPGLEASGRIVEVGAGVSGWAVGDEVCALLAGGGYAERVRVPTGQLLPVPEGVDLISAAALPEVVCTVWSNVFMVAHLRKGENFLVHGGSSGIGTMAIQLAKVAGARILTTAGSAAKLERCRELGADVTIDYRGEDFVARVAEATAGAGVDVILDNMGAKYLDRNVDALAVNGRLVVIGLQGGTRGELDLNKLLMKRAAVAATSLRARPVAEKSAIVAAVREHVWPLVAAGRVVPIVDRVMPVAEAADAHRVLEESGHIGKVVLRVR; from the coding sequence ATGTACGCCATCACGATTGCCGAGCCGGGCGGACCCGAGGTACTGACCTGGGGCGAGGTCCCGGACGAGAAACCCGAACCCGGCGAAGTCCTGGTGGAGGTGGCCGCCACGGCGGTCAATCGGGCCGACCTGATGCAGCGACAGGGGTTCTACCGGCCGCCGCCGGGCGCCTCCGCATACCCCGGTCTGGAGGCGTCGGGCCGGATCGTCGAGGTCGGCGCGGGCGTGTCCGGCTGGGCCGTCGGCGACGAGGTGTGCGCGCTGCTCGCGGGCGGCGGCTACGCCGAGCGGGTGCGGGTGCCCACCGGCCAACTGCTCCCGGTGCCCGAGGGGGTGGACCTGATCTCGGCGGCGGCGCTGCCCGAGGTGGTCTGTACGGTCTGGTCGAACGTGTTCATGGTGGCCCATCTGCGCAAGGGCGAGAACTTCCTGGTGCACGGCGGATCCAGCGGCATCGGCACGATGGCGATCCAACTGGCGAAGGTGGCCGGCGCGCGCATCCTGACCACCGCCGGATCGGCCGCCAAGCTGGAGCGCTGCCGCGAGTTGGGTGCCGACGTGACCATCGACTACCGCGGCGAGGACTTCGTGGCCCGCGTCGCGGAGGCCACCGCCGGCGCCGGGGTCGACGTGATCCTGGACAACATGGGCGCGAAGTACCTCGACCGCAACGTGGACGCGCTCGCGGTGAACGGGCGACTGGTGGTGATCGGGCTCCAGGGCGGCACCCGGGGCGAATTGGACCTCAACAAGCTGTTGATGAAGCGGGCCGCGGTGGCCGCGACCTCGCTGCGGGCCAGGCCGGTCGCGGAGAAGTCGGCGATCGTGGCGGCGGTGCGCGAGCACGTGTGGCCGCTGGTGGCGGCCGGGCGGGTCGTGCCGATCGTGGACCGGGTGATGCCGGTGGCCGAGGCGGCCGACGCGCACCGCGTGCTCGAGGAGAGCGGACACATCGGCAAGGTCGTGTTGCGGGTGCGCTGA
- a CDS encoding bacterial proteasome activator family protein: protein MDTPNSEANGENPQVVIVGPDGMALGGGLGEEGGELAVTDMVEQPAKVMRIGSMIKQLLEEVRAAPLDEASRVRLKEIHASSIKELEKGLAPELVEELERLSLPFTHDSVPSESELRIAQAQLVGWLEGLFHGIQTALFAQQMAARAQLETMRRALPPGVGPGGQGEPPHTQSGPYL from the coding sequence ATGGATACGCCGAACAGCGAAGCGAATGGTGAGAACCCGCAGGTGGTGATCGTCGGGCCGGATGGCATGGCGCTCGGCGGCGGCCTCGGTGAAGAGGGCGGTGAACTCGCGGTGACCGACATGGTCGAACAGCCCGCGAAGGTCATGCGCATCGGAAGCATGATCAAGCAGCTCCTCGAGGAGGTGCGCGCGGCTCCCCTCGACGAGGCGAGCCGGGTGCGCCTGAAGGAGATCCACGCCAGCTCGATCAAGGAACTGGAGAAGGGGCTCGCCCCGGAACTGGTCGAGGAGCTGGAGCGCCTGTCGCTTCCGTTCACCCACGACTCGGTGCCCAGCGAGTCCGAGCTGCGGATCGCGCAGGCACAATTGGTGGGATGGCTCGAAGGGCTGTTCCACGGCATCCAGACCGCGCTGTTCGCCCAGCAGATGGCGGCGCGCGCGCAACTGGAGACGATGCGTCGGGCGCTGCCGCCCGGCGTGGGACCCGGGGGACAGGGCGAGCCGCCGCACACCCAGTCGGGTCCGTATCTCTAG
- a CDS encoding protein kinase domain-containing protein: MTVSGDPARASGRVFGGGRYRTGRRIGGGGMAVVHEAHDLMLDRLVAVKRLRSDLAEDTVARSRFAREAEHAAALDHPTIVRVFDTGADPGEDGVLVPWIVMELVRGITLRDLLEAHGPVPWPRALAITAKVLDALEYSHDRGLVHRDIKPVNVMITPDGAVKVMDFGIARALFVTDGALTDPGRIMGTPQYFSPEQAFGHPASTRSDLYSVGCLLHELLVGVPPFDGGTAVHIAYRHMREDPTPPSAYRPDLPGAIDDLVLHALRKDPHLRFDTAGRMRESVRRILPENVWDSVLYGAGGPPRPAGPGPGPAPVPGPMGHRPGRPPIGGPPWARVLSGFGPRARSAGAHSAPGGHGRRAGAGAAFAATVLGVLAVLASILMLR; the protein is encoded by the coding sequence GTGACCGTTTCGGGGGACCCGGCTCGGGCGAGCGGGCGCGTCTTCGGTGGCGGGCGATATCGCACCGGACGGCGGATCGGCGGCGGCGGGATGGCCGTGGTGCACGAGGCACACGACCTGATGCTCGATCGGCTCGTCGCGGTCAAACGGCTGCGCAGCGATCTGGCCGAGGACACCGTCGCGCGTTCGCGCTTCGCCCGCGAGGCCGAGCACGCGGCGGCGCTGGACCATCCCACCATCGTCCGTGTGTTCGACACCGGTGCCGACCCCGGCGAGGACGGGGTGCTGGTGCCGTGGATCGTGATGGAGCTGGTGCGCGGGATCACCCTGCGCGACCTGCTGGAGGCGCACGGCCCGGTGCCCTGGCCGCGCGCGCTCGCGATCACCGCCAAGGTGCTCGACGCGCTGGAGTACAGCCACGATCGTGGCCTGGTGCATCGCGACATCAAGCCGGTCAACGTGATGATCACCCCGGACGGCGCGGTCAAGGTGATGGACTTCGGCATCGCCCGCGCACTGTTCGTCACCGACGGCGCGCTGACCGACCCCGGTCGGATCATGGGCACGCCGCAATACTTCTCGCCCGAGCAGGCGTTCGGGCATCCCGCCTCCACCCGCAGCGACCTGTACTCGGTGGGCTGTCTGTTGCACGAGCTGCTGGTCGGTGTGCCGCCGTTCGACGGCGGGACCGCGGTACACATCGCGTACCGGCACATGCGCGAGGACCCGACCCCGCCGTCGGCGTACCGCCCCGATCTGCCGGGCGCGATAGACGACCTGGTGCTGCACGCGCTGCGCAAGGACCCGCACCTGCGCTTCGACACCGCCGGGCGGATGCGCGAGTCGGTGCGGCGGATCCTGCCGGAGAACGTCTGGGACTCGGTCCTGTACGGCGCGGGCGGGCCGCCGCGGCCGGCCGGGCCGGGTCCGGGACCGGCGCCCGTGCCGGGGCCGATGGGGCACCGCCCGGGCCGCCCGCCGATCGGTGGCCCGCCGTGGGCGCGGGTGTTGTCCGGCTTCGGGCCGCGGGCCCGTTCGGCGGGCGCGCACAGCGCACCGGGCGGGCACGGTCGCCGGGCCGGCGCCGGTGCCGCGTTCGCGGCGACGGTGCTCGGTGTACTGGCCGTGCTCGCGTCCATCCTGATGTTGCGCTGA
- a CDS encoding protein kinase domain-containing protein encodes MTAPKGPDDREASGTQVKTVGSGRYELGRQLGRGGMAEVLMAHDVRLGRTVAVKTLRPDLAQDPVARSRFGREAQNAASLNHPAIVSVYDTGEDRVGDELVPFIVMECVEGRTVRELLGEGNPIPLEQALRVTEGILEALEYSHRHGIIHRDIKPANVIITNSGAVKVMDFGIARAMHSAATTMTQTGMVMGTPQYLSPEQALGRTVDARSDLYSSGCLLYELLALRPPFNGDTPLSVVYQHVQDDPRPPSMMDPRVPPHLDAIALKALAKNPDDRYQTADEMRMDIRRALAGQQVSVAVPPRVPTQQGQRPEFGSWSQVAPGATAVSPQTGSTEATAAMPPLAGRPADGTRQPGANDGGTGQLPIVAPASGRPKRKLPLYLVAALAVVLIAVGAVFLVKGFPGDDDSPSKTDEKQSGQTNGGEGAQPAASVGATTDTNSKPTASTPPSSPQQTQRTTSTPTNTWRDPGGTSSGQTHAPSSPPPTKPSETNSQPASPPPTKPGDTTKGGSGGGSPPATGSSN; translated from the coding sequence ATGACCGCGCCGAAGGGACCGGACGACCGCGAGGCGTCCGGCACACAGGTGAAGACGGTCGGATCCGGCCGCTACGAACTCGGTCGCCAACTCGGTCGAGGCGGCATGGCCGAGGTGCTGATGGCCCACGACGTGCGGCTAGGCCGCACGGTCGCGGTCAAGACGCTGCGCCCGGACCTGGCCCAGGACCCGGTCGCCCGCTCGCGGTTCGGCCGCGAGGCGCAAAACGCCGCGTCGCTGAACCACCCCGCGATCGTGTCCGTCTACGACACCGGCGAGGACCGGGTCGGCGACGAGTTGGTGCCGTTCATCGTGATGGAGTGCGTCGAGGGTCGCACCGTTCGGGAACTGCTCGGCGAAGGCAATCCGATACCGCTGGAACAGGCGCTGCGGGTCACCGAGGGGATCCTGGAGGCGCTGGAGTACAGCCACCGCCACGGCATCATCCACCGCGACATCAAGCCCGCGAACGTGATCATCACCAACTCGGGCGCGGTCAAGGTGATGGACTTCGGGATCGCCCGCGCGATGCACAGCGCGGCGACCACGATGACCCAGACCGGCATGGTGATGGGCACGCCGCAATACCTGTCGCCGGAGCAGGCCCTGGGCCGCACCGTCGACGCGCGCAGCGACCTGTACTCCAGCGGTTGCCTGCTCTACGAACTGCTGGCGCTGCGTCCGCCGTTCAACGGGGACACCCCGCTGTCCGTGGTCTACCAGCACGTGCAGGACGATCCGCGCCCGCCGTCGATGATGGATCCGCGCGTGCCGCCGCACCTGGACGCGATCGCGTTGAAGGCGCTGGCCAAGAACCCCGACGATCGTTACCAGACGGCCGACGAGATGCGGATGGACATCCGCCGCGCGCTGGCCGGTCAGCAGGTCTCGGTGGCGGTTCCGCCGCGGGTGCCGACCCAGCAGGGTCAGCGGCCCGAGTTCGGCTCGTGGAGCCAGGTGGCCCCCGGGGCGACGGCGGTGTCGCCGCAGACCGGATCGACCGAGGCCACCGCGGCGATGCCGCCGCTGGCGGGCCGGCCCGCCGACGGCACGCGGCAGCCGGGGGCCAACGACGGCGGCACTGGGCAACTGCCGATCGTGGCACCCGCCTCGGGGCGGCCCAAGCGCAAGTTGCCGCTCTACCTGGTGGCCGCGCTCGCGGTGGTCCTGATCGCGGTCGGCGCGGTGTTCCTGGTCAAGGGCTTTCCGGGCGACGACGACAGCCCGTCGAAGACGGACGAGAAGCAGAGCGGCCAGACCAACGGCGGCGAAGGCGCACAACCGGCGGCGTCGGTCGGTGCCACCACGGACACCAACAGCAAGCCGACCGCGAGCACGCCGCCGAGCAGCCCGCAGCAGACCCAGCGGACCACCTCGACGCCGACGAACACGTGGCGGGATCCGGGCGGGACGTCGTCGGGGCAGACACACGCGCCGAGTTCACCGCCGCCCACCAAGCCGTCGGAGACGAACAGCCAGCCGGCCTCCCCGCCGCCCACGAAGCCCGGCGACACCACCAAGGGCGGTTCGGGCGGCGGGTCGCCGCCGGCGACCGGCAGTTCCAACTGA
- a CDS encoding phosphotransferase, whose product MTIDRYRVGQALSFRPIAEGLLNRGYEVVTTRGRWFLKHYLDQRPDTIRFQHRTTQRLAACGIPAIAPVTDRRGRTVLSSRGRWFALYPWVDGIHRRGAELDARGCTRVGALLGGVHVTLPRLLPPIQQPLLVPTADPHESLVTIERLLTGIRARPENDSFDRLAELRLIERRALLLRHAHRRPRDHDAPHTGYVHGDFHPLNVLYRDNDPVAIIDWDRLAALPHTEELVRAALIFFTDRISGTLDLDRVRGFVAGYRAILDPGPTQLAAAVHRLWWERLNDFWMLTRHYLEHDPRCAPLFPASAALIVWWTMAYDEVLEAFLG is encoded by the coding sequence GTGACGATCGACCGCTATCGGGTCGGCCAGGCTCTCTCGTTCCGGCCCATCGCCGAGGGCCTGCTCAACCGAGGCTACGAGGTCGTCACCACCAGGGGACGCTGGTTTCTCAAGCACTATCTGGACCAACGACCCGACACGATCCGATTCCAGCACCGGACCACGCAGCGGCTCGCCGCCTGCGGCATACCCGCGATCGCACCGGTGACCGACCGGCGCGGGCGCACCGTACTGTCCTCGCGCGGCCGCTGGTTCGCCCTGTATCCCTGGGTGGACGGCATCCATCGGCGCGGCGCCGAACTCGACGCCCGGGGGTGTACGCGGGTGGGCGCGCTGCTCGGCGGCGTACACGTCACGCTGCCGCGTCTGTTGCCTCCCATCCAGCAGCCGCTCCTCGTCCCGACCGCCGACCCGCACGAATCCCTGGTCACCATCGAGCGCCTGCTCACCGGGATCCGGGCCCGACCCGAGAACGACTCCTTCGACCGGCTCGCCGAACTGCGCCTGATCGAGCGGCGCGCGCTGCTGCTGCGGCACGCGCACCGGCGACCGCGCGACCACGACGCGCCGCACACCGGCTACGTGCACGGCGACTTCCACCCGCTCAACGTGCTCTACCGGGACAACGACCCGGTGGCGATCATCGACTGGGACCGGCTCGCCGCGCTGCCCCACACCGAGGAACTGGTCCGGGCCGCGCTGATTTTCTTCACCGACCGCATCTCGGGGACGCTCGACCTCGACCGGGTGCGCGGCTTCGTCGCCGGATATCGGGCGATCCTGGATCCGGGGCCGACCCAACTCGCCGCCGCCGTGCACCGGTTGTGGTGGGAGCGGCTGAACGACTTCTGGATGCTCACCCGGCACTACCTCGAACACGACCCGCGCTGTGCCCCGTTGTTCCCCGCCTCCGCCGCGCTGATCGTGTGGTGGACGATGGCCTACGACGAGGTATTGGAAGCCTTCCTGGGCTGA
- a CDS encoding HAD family hydrolase translates to MTITNRPRLVATDLDGTIVRDDGSISARTLAALELVESSGAEVVFVTGRPPRWMKRVAEVTGHRGLAICGNGAVVYDLRGERVVGTHTMDVTAARKVSRLLREAVPDVTFAVETETGFMHEPTYPALERDVSIVHAVGPVEELLTGPVLKLLARHHSLDPDVFLALARDRAGAYAEFTHSSSIALVEISALGISKASTLAWFCAQRGIRTEDVVAFGDMPNDLPLLAWAGQAYAVANAHPDVLAAVTRHTGSNQDDGVAEVLEKLFG, encoded by the coding sequence GTGACCATCACGAATCGCCCACGTCTAGTGGCCACCGACCTCGACGGCACCATCGTGCGTGACGACGGGTCCATTTCCGCGCGTACGCTCGCCGCTCTGGAGCTGGTGGAGTCCTCGGGTGCGGAGGTGGTCTTCGTCACCGGCCGGCCGCCCCGCTGGATGAAGCGCGTCGCGGAGGTCACCGGCCACCGGGGACTGGCCATCTGCGGCAACGGCGCGGTGGTCTACGACCTGCGCGGCGAGCGGGTGGTGGGCACCCACACGATGGACGTCACCGCCGCGCGCAAGGTCAGTCGGCTGTTGCGCGAGGCGGTGCCCGACGTCACCTTCGCGGTGGAGACCGAGACCGGCTTCATGCACGAGCCGACCTATCCCGCGCTGGAGCGCGACGTGTCGATCGTGCACGCGGTGGGTCCGGTCGAGGAGTTGCTGACCGGCCCGGTGCTCAAGCTGCTCGCCCGACACCACAGCCTCGACCCCGACGTGTTCCTCGCGCTGGCCCGCGACCGGGCGGGGGCGTACGCGGAGTTCACCCACTCTTCCTCGATCGCTCTCGTCGAGATCAGTGCCCTCGGCATCAGCAAGGCCAGTACGCTGGCCTGGTTCTGCGCGCAGCGCGGTATCCGCACCGAGGACGTGGTGGCGTTCGGCGACATGCCCAACGACCTGCCGCTGCTCGCCTGGGCCGGACAGGCCTACGCGGTCGCCAATGCACATCCCGACGTACTGGCGGCGGTGACCCGGCATACCGGGAGCAATCAGGACGACGGCGTGGCCGAGGTGTTGGAAAAGTTGTTCGGCTGA
- a CDS encoding LLM class flavin-dependent oxidoreductase gives MRLSTVILPIHRWTEGRKIWRQAEDLGFHAAYTYDHLSWRSFREHTWFGAIPTLTAAAAATERLRLGTMVTSPNFRHPVTLAKDLAAIDDISGGRLIAGVGAGGNGFDATALGGQPWTPKERADRLAEFVPLLDRLLSEPAVTSRGTYYTAEDVRMIPGGRQRPRVPMYLAATGPRGMRLTARHGQGWITYGDTRDPKGVPAEVCPKVIAEQLARLSDICASEGRKPEELERVLLQGSTLERPLDSMDAFVDYAGRYRELGITELAIHWPIPDSVFAADQAVFERIACEGLGQLG, from the coding sequence ATGCGTTTGAGCACTGTGATCCTCCCGATCCACCGTTGGACCGAGGGCCGAAAGATCTGGCGACAGGCCGAAGACCTGGGCTTCCACGCCGCGTACACGTACGACCACCTGTCCTGGCGCAGCTTCCGGGAGCACACCTGGTTCGGCGCGATCCCCACCCTCACCGCCGCCGCCGCGGCCACCGAGCGGCTGCGCCTGGGCACGATGGTCACCTCGCCCAACTTCCGCCACCCGGTGACCCTCGCCAAGGACCTCGCCGCCATCGACGACATCTCCGGCGGCCGGTTGATCGCGGGAGTCGGCGCGGGCGGCAACGGCTTCGACGCCACCGCCCTGGGCGGGCAGCCGTGGACCCCGAAGGAGCGCGCGGATCGGCTCGCCGAGTTCGTCCCCCTGCTCGACCGGCTGCTGTCCGAACCGGCCGTGACCTCCCGGGGCACCTACTACACCGCCGAGGACGTGCGGATGATCCCGGGCGGCCGGCAGCGGCCCCGGGTGCCCATGTACCTCGCGGCCACCGGGCCGCGCGGGATGCGCCTGACCGCCCGGCACGGCCAGGGATGGATCACCTACGGGGACACCCGCGACCCCAAGGGGGTGCCGGCCGAGGTCTGCCCGAAGGTGATCGCCGAGCAATTGGCCCGGCTGTCCGACATCTGCGCGAGCGAGGGCCGCAAGCCGGAGGAGTTGGAGCGGGTCCTCCTCCAGGGTTCGACCCTGGAGCGCCCACTCGACTCGATGGACGCGTTCGTCGACTACGCGGGGCGCTACCGGGAGCTGGGCATTACCGAATTGGCCATTCACTGGCCGATTCCGGATTCGGTTTTTGCGGCGGACCAGGCGGTGTTCGAGCGCATCGCGTGTGAGGGTTTGGGGCAGCTGGGCTGA
- a CDS encoding TetR/AcrR family transcriptional regulator, with amino-acid sequence MTSEGTVRPGGRTARVREAVLRAAGDLLAERGFAGLDLAEVAQRAEVGKTTVYRRWGSATGLVADLLVEMADSSVSRTETGSLLGDLRTNAHLVRRTLVDERQGALFKAVIAAATCDARTAAALHAFYATRVGEWAPCVTAAIERGEAPVGTDPHEVIRAVSAPLYYRLLASGDPLDEASADRAAAAAEAATRAGAFVR; translated from the coding sequence ATGACATCGGAAGGCACCGTCCGCCCCGGTGGACGCACCGCCCGGGTGCGCGAGGCGGTCCTGCGCGCGGCCGGGGACCTGCTCGCCGAGCGGGGCTTCGCCGGACTGGACCTGGCCGAGGTGGCACAGCGCGCCGAGGTCGGCAAGACCACCGTGTACCGGCGCTGGGGCAGCGCCACGGGCCTGGTCGCGGACCTGCTGGTGGAGATGGCGGACAGCTCGGTGTCGCGAACCGAGACCGGCTCGCTGCTCGGCGACCTGCGCACCAACGCGCACCTGGTCCGCCGCACGCTGGTGGACGAGCGCCAGGGCGCGCTGTTCAAGGCGGTGATCGCGGCGGCGACCTGCGACGCGCGGACCGCGGCGGCGCTGCACGCCTTCTACGCCACGCGCGTGGGTGAATGGGCGCCGTGTGTGACCGCCGCGATCGAGCGCGGCGAGGCGCCGGTGGGCACCGATCCGCACGAGGTGATCCGGGCGGTGTCGGCGCCGCTGTACTACCGACTCCTGGCCAGTGGCGACCCGCTCGACGAGGCGAGCGCGGACCGCGCGGCGGCGGCGGCCGAGGCGGCCACCCGGGCGGGGGCGTTCGTGCGGTAG
- a CDS encoding MFS transporter, with protein sequence MTGQQKLVLTLLLGAQFMIAVDFSILNVALPVVGEGLGFSLNNLQWVATAFALTAAGFTLLFGRVADLFGRKRLFLGGMALLGASSALGGFATSPEMLLIARVLQGLATAAVTPAGLSLLTTAFKEGPQRDRALGLNGALMSAGFTAGAVLGGLLTDLLSWRWAFFVNVPVAALVLILAPSAITDSRPSGRPRLDVPGAIAVTGGLLALVFGLTQAGAEGWGQPTTLGALAAGAVLLVAFWFIEQRSTSPLVPVGIMKRRTVLWGNITGLIAFVTETSLVFLLTLYLQEVLGYSPLATGLAFGVLGIGTVLGGTLGGRVVGRFGTRTTIVAGGVVQALATLSLVALGNSGGWIWLLLAATFVGGVGNMLMIVGFMITATSGLPDAEQGLATGLATMTQQVGITMGIPIMSAIATARMSSLGDTGPDAVLSGVAVAILVDSALVLLGALLAAVFLAPRRDRDRV encoded by the coding sequence ATGACCGGGCAGCAGAAGCTGGTGCTGACCCTGCTGCTGGGCGCCCAGTTCATGATCGCGGTGGACTTCTCGATCCTGAACGTCGCACTGCCGGTGGTCGGCGAGGGTCTGGGCTTCTCGCTGAACAACCTCCAGTGGGTGGCCACCGCGTTCGCGCTGACCGCCGCCGGCTTCACGCTGCTGTTCGGCCGGGTGGCCGACCTGTTCGGCCGCAAGCGCCTGTTCCTGGGCGGCATGGCCCTGCTCGGCGCCTCCTCCGCCCTGGGCGGTTTCGCCACGTCCCCCGAGATGTTGCTGATCGCCCGGGTGCTCCAGGGGCTGGCCACCGCGGCGGTGACCCCCGCCGGTCTGTCGCTGCTGACCACCGCGTTCAAGGAGGGGCCACAGCGGGATCGGGCGCTGGGTCTCAACGGTGCGCTGATGTCGGCCGGCTTCACCGCCGGCGCGGTGCTCGGCGGGCTGCTCACCGATCTGCTGTCCTGGCGCTGGGCGTTCTTCGTCAACGTGCCCGTCGCCGCGCTGGTGCTGATCCTCGCGCCGTCCGCGATCACCGACTCGCGGCCCAGCGGGCGGCCCCGGCTCGACGTGCCCGGCGCGATCGCGGTCACCGGCGGTCTGCTGGCCCTGGTGTTCGGCCTCACCCAGGCGGGCGCCGAGGGCTGGGGGCAGCCCACCACGCTCGGCGCGCTGGCCGCCGGTGCGGTGCTCCTCGTCGCGTTCTGGTTCATCGAGCAGCGCTCCACCTCGCCGCTGGTCCCGGTCGGCATCATGAAGCGCCGCACCGTGCTGTGGGGGAACATCACCGGCCTGATCGCCTTCGTCACCGAGACCTCGCTGGTCTTCCTGCTCACGCTCTACCTGCAGGAGGTCCTGGGCTACTCGCCGCTGGCCACCGGGCTCGCCTTCGGTGTCCTGGGCATCGGCACCGTGCTCGGCGGCACCCTCGGCGGGCGGGTGGTGGGCCGCTTCGGCACCCGCACCACGATCGTCGCGGGCGGCGTGGTCCAGGCGCTGGCCACCCTGTCGCTGGTCGCGCTCGGCAACTCCGGCGGCTGGATCTGGCTGCTGCTCGCGGCCACCTTCGTCGGCGGGGTGGGCAACATGCTGATGATCGTCGGCTTCATGATCACCGCGACCTCCGGCCTGCCGGACGCCGAACAGGGCCTGGCCACCGGCCTGGCCACGATGACCCAGCAGGTCGGCATCACGATGGGCATCCCGATCATGAGCGCCATCGCCACCGCGCGGATGAGCTCGCTCGGCGACACCGGGCCCGACGCGGTGTTGTCCGGGGTCGCCGTCGCGATCCTGGTCGACTCGGCCCTGGTTCTGCTCGGCGCCCTGCTCGCGGCGGTGTTCCTGGCGCCGCGCCGGGACCGCGACCGGGTCTGA
- a CDS encoding FadR/GntR family transcriptional regulator, whose amino-acid sequence MSLQAAGRRSLVDDAIDQLRAQLTAGTWPVGSRIPSESVIAERLRVGRNTVREAIRVLVHAGMLESRQGDGTYVRSLTDPGDLVRRIEHADLRDIFEMRRALDVEAARLAAQRRDLADLERIRRALARRGAADGSADTPEPHDFDRGEVAEGELDDLVEQDVAFHTAIAIASHNSAMVATYRWFSDSLWRAIRTVVGDGTLPDASHALHVALADAIEAGDPDAAERAVREILEPAVVALDTLLHDRAPHDPPTEHHPMEHDA is encoded by the coding sequence ATGTCGCTCCAGGCCGCCGGCAGACGCTCGCTCGTCGACGACGCGATCGACCAGCTCCGCGCCCAACTCACCGCCGGGACCTGGCCGGTCGGCTCGCGCATCCCCAGCGAGAGCGTGATCGCCGAGCGGCTCCGGGTCGGCCGGAACACGGTGCGCGAGGCGATCCGGGTGCTGGTGCACGCGGGGATGCTGGAGTCCCGCCAGGGCGACGGGACGTATGTACGCTCCCTCACCGACCCGGGCGACCTGGTCCGCCGGATCGAGCACGCGGACCTGCGGGACATCTTCGAGATGCGTCGGGCGCTGGACGTGGAGGCCGCCCGGCTCGCCGCCCAGCGGCGCGACCTCGCCGACCTGGAACGGATTCGCCGCGCCCTGGCCAGGCGCGGCGCGGCCGACGGCAGCGCGGACACCCCCGAGCCGCACGACTTCGACCGCGGCGAGGTCGCCGAGGGCGAGTTGGACGACCTGGTCGAGCAGGACGTGGCCTTCCACACCGCGATCGCGATCGCGTCGCACAACTCGGCGATGGTGGCCACGTACCGCTGGTTCAGCGACTCGCTGTGGCGCGCCATCCGCACGGTGGTCGGCGACGGCACCCTGCCGGACGCGTCGCACGCGCTGCACGTGGCCCTGGCCGACGCGATCGAGGCGGGCGATCCGGACGCGGCCGAGCGGGCCGTACGGGAGATCCTCGAGCCCGCCGTGGTGGCCCTGGACACCCTGCTGCACGACCGTGCCCCGCACGACCCCCCGACCGAGCACCATCCGATGGAGCACGACGCATGA
- a CDS encoding MFS transporter encodes MLNVLMPGVVKREFPDRAAVMIGVYSAAMVLGAAVSAGATVPLENAIGHGWQPAMGCWALLAVAAVAVWLPHVRRRRGAAAGAMPHVAGLWKSPLAWLVTGFMGLQSLLFYVLLAWMPTILTDHGMSKGTAAAIFAFNTFVQIPSSLAGSIIAGRMRNQSALVVGSVGLVAAGYVGLMLAPTGGAWLWAVLLGLGQGGAVSLALTLIVLRSPDSNTAAQLSGMAQAVGYVVAAFGPLAAGALRQVTGGWTVPIVVMLVLCACAVGCGVGASRPGHVRVG; translated from the coding sequence GTGCTGAACGTGCTGATGCCGGGTGTGGTCAAGCGCGAGTTCCCGGATCGGGCCGCGGTGATGATCGGGGTCTACAGCGCGGCCATGGTGCTCGGCGCGGCGGTCTCGGCGGGTGCGACGGTGCCGCTGGAGAACGCGATCGGGCACGGCTGGCAACCGGCCATGGGCTGCTGGGCGCTGCTCGCCGTCGCGGCGGTGGCGGTCTGGCTGCCGCACGTCCGGCGCCGGCGCGGGGCCGCGGCGGGCGCGATGCCGCATGTGGCGGGGCTGTGGAAGTCGCCGCTGGCCTGGCTGGTGACGGGCTTCATGGGTCTGCAGTCGCTGCTGTTCTATGTGCTGCTGGCCTGGATGCCGACGATCCTCACCGACCACGGGATGAGCAAGGGCACCGCGGCGGCGATCTTCGCGTTCAACACCTTCGTGCAGATCCCGTCCTCGCTCGCGGGGTCGATCATCGCCGGCCGGATGCGCAACCAGAGTGCGCTGGTGGTCGGTTCGGTCGGTCTGGTCGCGGCCGGGTACGTGGGGCTGATGCTCGCGCCCACGGGCGGGGCGTGGCTTTGGGCGGTGCTGCTGGGGCTGGGGCAGGGCGGTGCGGTGTCGCTGGCGCTGACCCTGATCGTGTTGCGGTCGCCCGATTCGAATACGGCGGCGCAGTTGTCCGGGATGGCTCAGGCGGTCGGCTACGTGGTGGCCGCGTTCGGGCCGTTGGCGGCCGGGGCGCTGCGGCAGGTCACCGGGGGGTGGACGGTGCCGATCGTGGTGATGCTGGTGCTGTGTGCTTGTGCGGTGGGGTGCGGGGTGGGGGCTTCGCGGCCCGGGCATGTGCGGGTGGGGTGA